The Glycine max cultivar Williams 82 chromosome 17, Glycine_max_v4.0, whole genome shotgun sequence genome contains the following window.
CATCTATTGACTACTGGATGGAGTGTATTTGTCAGCACTAAAAGACTGTTTGCCGGAGATTCTGTTCTTTTTATCAGGTAAGATACCTTTATATTTTGCATGTGGAAATTTGTGGAATATTTTGACCCCTTGTTGCTGAGCAAAGTTGTTTTTGATTATTTCTAGAGATGAAAAACAGCATCTTCTTTTAGGTATAAGACGTGCTAATAGACAGCAACCAGCACTCTCTTCGTCGGTGATATCCAGTGACAGCATGCATATTGGCATTCTTGCTGCTGCTGCTCATGCTGCTGCAAATAATAGCCCATTCACTATATTTTACAATCCAAGGTACATTTGGCATACAGCATATATGTATTACCATGACCTGGCATGGCATGACATCCATTGAACAATGCTCTTTTAATTTGACAGGGCTAGCCCCTCTGAATTTGTTGTTCCGTTAGCCAAGTATAACAAAGCCATGTACACTCAAGTTTCTCTTGGAATGAGATTTAGAATGATGTTTGAAACTGAGGAGTCTGGAGTGCGTGGGTATATGGGGACAATCACTGGTATCAGTGACTTGGATCCTGTCCGTTGGAAAAGCTCACAGTGGCGCAATATTCAGGTATTATTAAAACGTTAACTTTTTATGAAGAAATAGATGCGTTATTTGGATAACTTGGTATGATTGTAGAAAAGTTTATGACTAATTAATATATGCACTGACAGTGTAAAGgtttttttacactatcattcATTTACATCTCTTGAACTATTGATAGGTTGGATGGGATGAATCAACAGCTGGTGAACGCCCCAGAAGAGTTTCAATCTGGGAAATTGAACCAGTGGTGACTCCTTTCTACATTTGTCCACCTCCATTTTTCAGGCCAAAGTTCCCCCGGCAACCAGGAATGCCAGGTAGCAAGACTTCACCCCTAGCTAGTTCAGCTTTCATCTTGAAGATTTCCTCGTCTTCCATTGATTTATGTGTTCACTCATTACCTTAACTGATactatctttaattattttcttattgtaAGCAATTCAAATATCTATCTCCACTTCAAATCGAGTATCATTTTAATGGGCatatcttgtaaaaaaaatataaaaaaaattctggcAATAGATGTGTTAGTTAATAGCTGCCaattatctttataatttcaCTGTCCTTAGAGCCAGCCTCACAttacaaaaaatcaaattgctTCTGTGTTGAATATACAGCCTcgtttttaatatcatttttgaaTGGTACAACTTATAAACCCTGCAtgcattttattcttattccCATCCTTGTGCATGGTAAGTGGTGACAGATGATCCTTGCAATTGATTTTGCAGATGATGAGTCAGATATGGAAAATGCTTTCAAGAGAGCTGTGCCTTGGCTTGGAGATGACTTTGGCATGAAGGATGCCTCAAGTTCAATCTTTCCTGGTTTCAGTTTAATGCAGTGGATGAGCATGCAGCAGAATAACCAGCTCTCTGCTGCTCAATCAGGATGTTTCCCATCCATGCTTTCATCTAATACCCTTCAGGGTAACCTTAGCACTGATGACCCTTCCAAGTTATTGAGCTTTCAAGCTCCTGTCCTCTCTACCCCAAGTCTTCAATTAAACAAACCTAATCTACCAAATCAAATCAACCAGTTGCAACAGTCCCCAGTGTCATGGCCTCAGCAGCAACAgttgcagcagcagcagcagcagcagcaacaacaacaacaacagcaacaacagcagcaacaacaacaacagcaacaacagcagcagcTGCAGTCATTGTTGCAAATACCAATGAACCAGCTCCAGCAGCAGAGGCAACAGCAGCTGCCTGAACCACAAAATCTGCCATTGTTGCAGCAACTGCCTCAGCATCTAGGACAGCAACCTCAGAAACAACAACAGTCAAGTCAACATGCTACTATTATGAATAATGGGGTAGTTGCCTCTAACCAAATTACAAATCAGTTTGCACAACAACCAATGGCATATGGTCAGCTTCAGCAACAACAGTTACTTTCAGGAGGTATCCAACCCCAGCAAGGTATCCAGTCAGCCACTAAGAATACATTCCCATTGACATCCTTACCACAAGACTCACAATTTCAGCAACAGATAGACCAGCAAGCTAGCCTCTTACAGagacagcagcagcaacaacagacACAATTGCAACAATCTCCACTGCAGTTGTTGCAGCAAAACCTGCCACAGAGAGCACTACAACAACCGCCAGCCACTCAAATGTTACAGCAAAATCCCTCAGAGCAACAACTCCACCTACAATTGCTACAGAAattgcagcagcagcagcaacaacaacttcTTTCCACGTCCACCCCACTTTTGCAGTCTCAGCTTctacaacaacaaaatactCACCAACAAAACCAGCAATCACTGCAGCCCCTGCTGCCTATATCTCAGCATCAGCCTCAACAACTTGGCAATAATGCATTCTCAACAGAGAAGCTTCTCAACAGCAACAACTTCTCTTCATCTCTTACGCAATCGCAACAGCTTTCAATGAACCAGCCCCAGAATACACAGAAATCACATACCATCACTAGAGCCCCCTCTACACTAACTGATGGAGATGCCCCATCATGCTCAACCTCTCCATCTACTAACAACTGCCAGGTGTCTCCTCCGAACCTCCTGAAAAGAAATCAGCAAATACCAGCCACATTAGGGGGGGGTTTGATAGTTGAGCCCACTAGTAATCTGATACAGGAGCTTCACAGTAAGCCTGACACACAGATCAAACAGGAGTTGCTCAATGTAAAAGGACCTGACCAGTTGAAGTATAAAGGGACAATTACTGATCCGCTGGAAGCTTCTTCTTCCGGAACATCTTACTGTCTTGATCCTGGTAATGTCCAGCAGAACTTGCCACTTTCCAACTTCTGCATGGAAAGGGATGTCCAATCACACCCAAGAAACAGTTTGCCATTTGACTCTAATCTGGATGGTCTAACCCCTGATACTATGCTTCTAAGGGGGTATGACTCCCAAAAAGATCTTCAAAATTTGTTGTCTAACTATGCTAGTGCTCCAAGGGACATTGAAACTGAGCTGTCAACCGCTGATATCAGCTCACAGTCGTTTGGAGTGCCAAACATGCCTTTCAAGCCAGGTTGCTCAAGTGATGTTGGCATCAATGATACTGgggttttaaataataataatggtttGCGGACCAACCAAACTCCACGAATGCGAACATATACCAAGGTTTGTCATTCTTTGACAACTGCAAATAAATCTATTTGGTATATTTACTGGTTGCATTGTGTGTGTGCGCCTCGAAGTTCAATGTATTATATGGTGTATTAAAATCCAAACGATGTACAAATTTTGTAGGTTCAAAAGCGTGGCTCTGTTGGAAGATGTATTGATGTTACCCGTTACAAGGGATATGACGAACTCCGGCATGATTTGGCTAGAATGTTTGGGATTGAAGGGCAGCTAGAAGATCCTCTAAGGACTGATTGGAAATTAGTATACGTGGATCATGAAAATGACATTCTTCTTGTTGGTGATGACCCTTGGGAGTAAGTAGCTAAGTCCTAAATAATTTGTAAGCCTTCTATTTCTGCAATTGTGGTTTGTTTTAATTGACAACCAACTTATGATTCCTTGCAGTGAATTTGTCAGCTGTGTCCAGAGCATAAAGATATTGTCATCTGCAGAAGTGCAGCAAATGAGCTTGGATGGGGATTTAGGTGGTAATGTTCCAATCCCCAATCAAGCTTGCAGTGGGACAGACAGTGGCAATGCATGGAGGGGACAGTATGAAGATAACTCAGCTGCCTCCTTTAATAGGTAAAGGAAGGATGTCAAATGCTGACACTTAAGAGAGATCAACTTGTGCATTTCAATTGGTGGAGAACCAACTTAACCTAATAAAACTTTTGGTTGGTGATTCTCAAATGAAAAGTACACATGCATTTCAAATGATGCAGTTTATTGGGGTATTGTAGAAGAGGTGGACTCACATAACTGCATCCTAGTTTTCTTCACCACATCACTTTTGATGGTGTCTAGTTTAGATCCTCAAATATAGCAAGAGCAGTTTCCGTTACTACTGATGCCACAGATCCTATACCTTTGGAATCAACTTTTCTTGTGGTTGTTGGATTaggatttctttttcattttttgcaaGGTACAGCAGAATAGGGCAGCTAGTGTATAATATGATCTCTTGTAAATCTTGTTATGGTTAAAGTTGTATACGGAAGTTTGGTGTCCAAGTAATGGCTCAGAGCCTCAGACAATGAAGAATGCATGCCAATTCTAGCTCTTGTATAGTGCCTACGATGTTACGACGTTTACACGGTGGCCATTTTGGAAAAGTTTAGTTCATTATGGatggaagaaaacaaagtttCTTTTTAAACTCTTCAATTTTGGAATTTGTGTGCTTAAATTACAATTAGCTAGCTTTTTGCCTATCCAATAGTTTCTAGATGCCTTCAAGTTCCGCCCGTACATTTCAACGGGAAATGTTTTACCTTATTGTATCTAGTCTATACAGAATATTTACACCTATACTTCAACTATATTATATATtcctgttttaattattttaaaaatgacattttaaaacttaattttcaCAGTTGATTTATGATGCAGATATATCTATTTGAGAATATGTAGTGACAAAGAACAGCCCAAATTAATATCCAACCAAAGAATGCCTTAACTGGATcttacatttattaaaaataacaataaattttatactAAAGTTTGCGATGAAGTTATTTTGATATTGGCTTTTGATTGGTTGCTCATACTGTAACAGACATACCAACAGAATAAATGTTCATTTTTTAGTTGAAGCACCAAATGCAAAATGCCTTAATAGAACGATGCCTTCTCAAGCTTACGGTCCATGACCTCATACATTTGCTCTTAAAGGGAAGATcccactttttttcttcttaaaagctTTCTAATTTTATGCAATGCAAATAGGCTAAATGGAAGTATCCACATACAAGAGAGGGAAGTTGAAAGGGCGTAGAAACTAAACATATTTCAAGCGTTTCAATTTAATGCAAAATTGTCTAAGGAACAGAGTTGCAATCAGCTACAATTTCAAGCTGTCGTCACAACATAAGTATCCATTTCCCTCGACATTAACTCAAATTTTGGTtacagaacaaaaaaatatttgttactaAATACTGATTCTGACTAGGACAGGATAGCCATGACATCTGAGGCCCTCAAGGCAATGTAGTCAGAACCATCTTTGCCCTTGAAGTCATTCCCTGCATATCTGGAGTACAGAACTGTATTCCCAGGCATGACGGACAATGGCTTTCTGTTACCTTCCTCATCCAGAGGCCCCGGACCAACTGCTATCACCTGTAACATCAAGAGTAGTGCAAAAATATTATGGACAAATCTCAGAAAATAAACGAGCAAGGTTtattagaaaacatttttcttgCAAGGTGTTGTTACTCCATAGCACAGGCACCCATCTCGGACAAGGAAATACAAAACTGACAAGTATTTTTTGTAGTAACTACACTATCTTTTCAACACAAGAAGTCAAGAACAATATGAAAGCATACTGTTCCAATAGATGGTTTCTCCTTGGTTGCCTCTGTGAGCAACAAACCTCCAGCAGTTTTTTCCTCAGCTTCTGCAACCTGGAGTAAATATTTGAACAAATCAGTAGACACCATCATTAATTCATTGTCACAGCCATGTAAAATAAGCAGAAATTATAGTCAGTATATGCTACAGCTTTAAAGCAAACAAGAACAAGTTACAAAAAGGGCAGAACAACAATACATCTTGAGTATTAAATGATCAAGGGGGGAAACTGGAAGAGTTTATGGGGAACTTATTTAAGCTTACGAAAATATCTTATGACTCTCATAAGCTCTTTTTGGCTTATTCCAATACGCTTTTTGGTGTAGCTTATCAAATAAGCTCGTTTTCACCTTATTCTAACAAATTTATGGTTAAAAAACTCTTCTGTGATTGACAAACTATCCAATGCAATTCTCCTAACATCCagcatcaaaataaacaaagcTCTAAAGAGTAACACACCTTTATCAAGACTCTATCGTTCAAGGGTTTAAGATCCTTGACCTCATCAGTTTCAAGGATACCAACAATGTCATCGTCCTTCAGAATAAGATGTTTTGAACCATTGAACTCTACCTCAGTCCCTGCATACTTTGAATGCACAACTTGTGCACCTGTCTGTACAAACAACTGCATCACATAAGTTCACAATTAAGAGGAAAACACAAACGCCCCCTCCCCCCAATCTCCTGCCCCAAAatctagaaaaataaaaacgagAATAGATTGAAGCATCAATGATTTGCCAACATAGTAACATCACCTTCACACTAACATCCACTTTGCACTTCCCAACCGACTTCCCTTCTCCAACAGCAACCACTTCACCCCCTTGAGGCTTGCCTTGAGCATTTGCTGGCAGTAAAATCCCACCTGCAGTCTTCTCCTCTGCATCCTTAATTTTCACCAGTACTCTATCACCCAGAGGCTTAACAGTGGTGTGCTGCATTGTGAAATACAATCAGAAAAACATGTAACATTGAACAAGAAAAAACCTNNNNNNNNNNNNNNNNNNNNNNNNNNNNNNNNNNNNNNNNNNNNNNNNNNNNNNNNNNNNNNNNNNNNNNNNNNNNNNNNNNNNNNNNNNNNNNNNNNNNTTGCGTGAGTGTTCCCATTCTGACGTGCCCAGCAGAAGAAAATCGAAGCGCTGAAGGTTGAAACTTTCAAATGCAGGCAAGTTCCTCAATGATGCAGTGATTTGAGAGGTTGCCATTGGAGCCGCCCAAAAAACCAAAACTGAAAATTAACCTTGGACAACAGAAAATGTATCATAAACAATGCTGTTGGAATCGTGCATTGCATTTTCCTGAGTCACTCCGACAACAGCACAAAATTGAGATTTTCGTTCATGTTATCCAATTGAATTATCTTAAATTTCCCGAGAAACAATAGTTTAGCTttgctaaaataaaaagataaatagagaTAAGAGAATGTACCTTATCAGAAGTGTGTCACGAAGGTAGGATAGTGGGAGtaacaatgaaaagaaagataaatataaacCCTAGGCTAATTTATAGAACCTTCTAGAATTCCACAGTGCAGTCCACGGTGCACTACTCCTCGATGTCGTCTTCTTCGTAGTATCCAAGTGAAACAGTCAAAAATTGGACAAATActcatttttattcataaatgtCTATAACATTGATAAATTCATTGTGATTAAGTTACTTGATTTTGTCATTATCtactattattataataaaaatttaataatgcttattattatatttattttaatttatatttatatttttattttttaagtatttattataatattatttatatttacaatgattaaaaaataaaaaaaaataagattaaattatattttatatgacaGTAAGTTCTTTTATTAAGGCTAGTAGACAGAAGTTATCAGATCAAAGAATtcatacaaaatacaaaatagtaAGTGGAAtgattaataagaaaatatttaaaagtgttGTATTTTTAAACCATAATGAGGAGGGTTTAACAAGGCCAAGATATAGCGGAAACAAGTCCAAAAATACATTGCAATTTGTAAGAACAAGCCCAAAAGCCGGAACAATTCCTGGGATTAGAGTCCAAGTCGAAACGAGATTTAGCTATTACAACTCCACGTTGCAATACAAATATTGTACAATAACAAAACTAGGGTGCATTTATTTCGAAAAATGATACAGTattagattttgaaaataaagcaTTTAGATAGTACTATTAGTTATGATTAACATTacgtataaaaaaaagttaagattaACATTTTAATGCGATTCTTAATAACCCGACAGGAATCTAAACACAcattaaatatatgaatatttattttaaattatgttaactaATATTTCAATGTGTTAAGACCGATAAAGCCTAGCTTCTTTAGCTTTATAAATTCAACATGTGTATTTCTTTCTCGTAACTCATGGAATATAGTTATCTCCCATTAATTTGTATAAGCACGATTTTCATGAAGTAGGGTCTCGTGCCTACAAATTTAAGGACGTAAGGcaaaattatgtataaaaaaatattaattattaattattaatttttatgttaattttctagttttctcaaactgtaaaattatttaacaatgttttataataaagtaattttattatttcatttccaatagataaaataattaagtagttcaatataaattataaataaaaatataaaataagtaacAGAAAATGATAAAGTGATGAAACCTAGAAATAGAGACAATTACTATTTCTAGTGCTACAATTTGATACATGTCATTTGTTATTCACGTTGATAATTTAGTTtaagtcttaaaaaataataaaaataagagaaaaaagattaaaaatgaagtagctatgaaaaattgaagtgaaaattTCAATTCTTAGTTCTTTTATAATCACTCTTAGCCTGATTACACACATGCATACCTACGCATGCACAATGTTAAATTTCTTCAAAGATTGTTAAAGATTACTAAACATTGTGTTTGCAACACCTAAAAtaacaaggtccaacatttacaAGACACCTGTTtcatagtaaaaataaataaagtggtttttaaaaaaatacattgtgaGCTAAAGatatacataaaaatttaaagtacaaaattacaaactttttaaagttagtcaaatctaataataaataaaaaaaaattactatgaagttataagattgatttaataataaaagaaaaagaaaaaaaaagttgtaaattcaaattctccaaagctctactaaaaaaaatactattaacgAAATAAGTACCATCGAAAGTTATCATATAAAAAaggttaattatataaaaaaaggttaattatacttttaatctctaaatttcttcaagttttaaatttactagtcaaaaactgaaaaaaaaatatctgttGTGCATTAGGatgcataaatatttttatgcattAAAAAACGTCACAAATTGTTACcctaacataaaaaacaaactcCTCATCTTTAGCCccgttaaataataaaaaaaaaagcatattatGAAAGACATAGATTAttccaaaatcaaaatcaaggcGCATTTGACTGAAACCAAGAAAAGCCTCTTTTCGAGCTCTCCCGTCATCTTTTCCTACTTGGTTAATGTGAATTATTGCTAATTTTCGTCACCATCGCAACACATTTTTCATTGAGAGGATCTCTTCTCGCTCTCTTCATCTTCAAATCCTCAACACACTCTAAAAGAAACTTGTTTCAATTGGATCCCCAAAATCACCAACGGTGCAATTCAAATCCGCCATCCTCTCCTTCGCGTCCTTCTGGATTTAGATTTGGATCTTCATTTCAGTTTGGGGGTTTGGGATCAGTGAAGATGGGTGTCGGTGTCCTCGAGAAAATCTGGATCTTGAATTCGTTTTCACTTTTGGGAAAATTATTATCGTTAGAAGTCAAATTTTGATATTAGTTCTCCATAAGGTTTTTAGTAATTAGCTTCTGATTTAGTTGTGCAAATTTAAATCCTTGAAGATAGCTTTGTGCTTTTGTCTATCATTTCCGTGCCTTTGTCTCCCACAACGGCATTCTTATTGAATGGGAATCGATATTGATAAAATATCGCTTCAACGTTGTGTTTTGATTTGATGTCGGTTCAATCTCTGTAAATTTATTCAGAAATTATTaaacatcttttattttatcattttttttgcaGTTTTAACGGTTAGAAAATGAGCcgctaaaaaatataataaaatactaaaagacTTATACCACGTCACAAGAACtaacctaaaaaataattaccagAACAACAATTTAGAAACTAAAGATTAATCAAACTTCATGTGAAGATGCATGATGTGTTAAGTTGGCTCTCGTACAAGATTTTCTCATGCATTCagtataaagaaattaaaaatcagTTACATGATAAGGTGCTTCCCTTTCGATAAACCATATGATCTCCATTTGCTCCCAGGCCAGCCCTAACTTGGTGCTTGTCATGCTGCATCAACCATTGGTTGAAAAAGTAGATTATTCAATTCTAACTATacggtttaattaattaaaactaattaggACTACTTAtactaaaataagcaaaaacATTCAACTTTTCTATAGAACTAACCGAAAATTTAAACCTAATcataaacaataattataaacaaaCTGACGAAGTTATAGCGAACCaaacatgaataaaataaaaagtaacacAAGAAATTGTactatttatgtatttaaaagaCAAGCAATTGTCCAGCCCTTGTGCAAATGGCTTATCACCACCAATCTCTCGAGGTATGGTCTTTTTCTCCCCAACATTCTCAACTAGTTTATCAAGTGCACTATAACTTTGTTGATTTGTGGTTAGTAATTTGGTGAAAGCATCTCTTGCACTGCATTTGGTTTGTAAGAGTTAGTGCATGTGGAAAGGATGAGGATAGGATGAAAGAAcaagaagtaatttttttcgTTCGCTTGGTAGCGTAAAAATAAGTAAGAAATATTCATAAAATTGTGGGGTCCATGTTTTCATGTTGCACTCAAGATAGCAAAGATTTGTGTGGAAATCTTGAGCCAATCTCTTCTTTTACAAATTGACCTTGCGACTTTGTGCTTCTCGCATTTCTTCTTCCTCACAGGTTGCAGCTTTCGGACACGTGCTCATGCTGTGCTTTTGGAGTCTTTTTCTTCCTCGCATAATTGATTATGTGGAGAAGCATAATCAATATACAAGGTGTTTGATGGTTATATGAAGGCATGAGTTAATCAATTGTATGGAGGAACATAATCAATACTATGGAAACGTGTAACGTAAATCAATTATACGTACGTTTTTTtttcgataaaaaaataatgagtaacctatttttattgttatgtgACTTAGTTTTACTTTGTTATCTTGTATCTGCTGGGTACTGCAGGTAccttgataatataattttgtctTTTGCCAACCCCTAAAAGAAAGCTCTTGTTCCTTTTGTACAATTAAACCTTTTTATTGTTAACTTTAGGTTAAAGTaatctttttcttctaatttattatttaattttttttttttaaatttagtcctttaatttttaagtttttttaaaaacatattttttagtgataattt
Protein-coding sequences here:
- the LOC100816054 gene encoding auxin response factor 19, coding for MKAPSNGYLPNSGEGERKTMNSELWHACAGPLVSLPPVGSLVVYFPQGHSEQVAASMQKEADFIPSYPNLPSKLICMLHNVALHADPETDEVYAQMTLQPVNKYEKEAILASDIGLKQNRQPTEFFCKTLTASDTSTHGGFSVPRRAAEKILPPLDYSMQPPAQELVAKDLHDNTWAFRHIYRGQPKRHLLTTGWSVFVSTKRLFAGDSVLFIRDEKQHLLLGIRRANRQQPALSSSVISSDSMHIGILAAAAHAAANNSPFTIFYNPRASPSEFVVPLAKYNKAMYTQVSLGMRFRMMFETEESGVRGYMGTITGISDLDPVRWKSSQWRNIQVGWDESTAGERPRRVSIWEIEPVVTPFYICPPPFFRPKFPRQPGMPDDESDMENAFKRAVPWLGDDFGMKDASSSIFPGFSLMQWMSMQQNNQLSAAQSGCFPSMLSSNTLQGNLSTDDPSKLLSFQAPVLSTPSLQLNKPNLPNQINQLQQSPVSWPQQQQLQQQQQQQQQQQQQQQQQQQQQQQQQQQLQSLLQIPMNQLQQQRQQQLPEPQNLPLLQQLPQHLGQQPQKQQQSSQHATIMNNGVVASNQITNQFAQQPMAYGQLQQQQLLSGGIQPQQGIQSATKNTFPLTSLPQDSQFQQQIDQQASLLQRQQQQQQTQLQQSPLQLLQQNLPQRALQQPPATQMLQQNPSEQQLHLQLLQKLQQQQQQQLLSTSTPLLQSQLLQQQNTHQQNQQSLQPLLPISQHQPQQLGNNAFSTEKLLNSNNFSSSLTQSQQLSMNQPQNTQKSHTITRAPSTLTDGDAPSCSTSPSTNNCQVSPPNLLKRNQQIPATLGGGLIVEPTSNLIQELHSKPDTQIKQELLNVKGPDQLKYKGTITDPLEASSSGTSYCLDPGNVQQNLPLSNFCMERDVQSHPRNSLPFDSNLDGLTPDTMLLRGYDSQKDLQNLLSNYASAPRDIETELSTADISSQSFGVPNMPFKPGCSSDVGINDTGVLNNNNGLRTNQTPRMRTYTKVQKRGSVGRCIDVTRYKGYDELRHDLARMFGIEGQLEDPLRTDWKLVYVDHENDILLVGDDPWDEFVSCVQSIKILSSAEVQQMSLDGDLGGNVPIPNQACSGTDSGNAWRGQYEDNSAASFNR
- the LOC100817115 gene encoding 20 kDa chaperonin, chloroplastic isoform X1 encodes the protein MQHTTVKPLGDRVLVKIKDAEEKTAGGILLPANAQGKPQGGEVVAVGEGKSVGKCKVDVSVKLFVQTGAQVVHSKYAGTEVEFNGSKHLILKDDDIVGILETDEVKDLKPLNDRVLIKVAEAEEKTAGGLLLTEATKEKPSIGTVIAVGPGPLDEEGNRKPLSVMPGNTVLYSRYAGNDFKGKDGSDYIALRASDVMAILS
- the LOC100817115 gene encoding 20 kDa chaperonin, chloroplastic isoform X2 is translated as MQHTTVKPLGDRVLVKIKDAEEKTAGGILLPANAQGKPQGGEVVAVGEGKSVGKCKVDVSVKTGAQVVHSKYAGTEVEFNGSKHLILKDDDIVGILETDEVKDLKPLNDRVLIKVAEAEEKTAGGLLLTEATKEKPSIGTVIAVGPGPLDEEGNRKPLSVMPGNTVLYSRYAGNDFKGKDGSDYIALRASDVMAILS